Proteins encoded in a region of the Eretmochelys imbricata isolate rEreImb1 chromosome 10, rEreImb1.hap1, whole genome shotgun sequence genome:
- the MRM2 gene encoding rRNA methyltransferase 2, mitochondrial, with protein sequence MSRYQRLVSASLQCQRFHTAAGYLKSKTGAEHRWLERHLKDPFVRATKQHNYRCRSAFKLLEMDDKHKILRPGLSVIDCGAAPGAWSQVAVQRVNALGSDPNAPVGFVLGVDLLHISALEGAVFLSNADITDPVTLKKIQELLPTERADVILSDMAPNATGIRELDHQKLINLCLTLLDLSRSILRPRGTILCKFWDGREAHLLQNRLMERFQDVRTIKPQSSRKESAEIYYLAKLYNDGVKHQKH encoded by the exons ATGAGCCG TTATCAGAGGTTGGTGAGCGCTTCCCTTCAGTGCCAAAGGTTCCACACTGCTGCAGGATATCTAAAGAGCAAAACCGGGGCAGAGCATCGCTGGCTGGAGCGGCATCTTAAGGATCCATTTGTGCGGGCAACAAAACAGCATAATTATCGTTGCCGGAGTGCTTTCAAACTGCTGGAGATGGATGACAAACATAAGATTCTTCGTCCAGGGCTCTCTGTGATAGACTGCGGGGCAGCTCCTGGAGCTTGGAGTCAGGTTGCTGTACAGCGAGTCAATGCTTTgggctctg ATCCTAATGCCCCTGTTGGTTTTGTCCTTGGAGTTGACCTTCTTCATATTTCCGCTCTGGAAGGAGCAGTCTTCCTTTCCAATGCTGATATTACAGATCCAGTCACGCTTAAGAAGATCCAGGAGCTCCTTCCTACAGAGAGGGCAGATGTTATCTTGAGTGACATGGCACCTAATGCCACAGGGATCCGAGAGTTAGATCATCAGAAGTTGATTAACTTGTGCTTGACCCTTTTGGATCTGTCCCGAAGCATCTTGCGGCCAAGAGGAACTATCCTCTGTAAATTCTGGGATGGACGGGAAGCCCATCTTCTCCAAAACAGACTAATGGAGCGCTTCCAGGACGTGAGAACTATAAAGCCTCAGTCCAGTCGGAAAGAGTCAGCAGAGATCTATTATTTGGCAAAACTGTACAATGATGGAGTGAAACATCAGAAACACTGA
- the NUDT1 gene encoding oxidized purine nucleoside triphosphate hydrolase produces the protein MFTSKLFTLVLVVEPQRVLLGMKKRGFGAGRWNGFGGKVQAGETIEQAAHRELLEESGLTVDNLQKMGQITFEFVGNSELMEVHIFRTDSFYGEPTESDEMCPQWFQLDQVPFSHMWPDDVYWFPLLLQKKLFLGYFKFQGLDTILEYTLRQVEEV, from the exons ATGTTCACAAGCAAGCTCTTCACGCTGGTGTTGGTGGTGGAGCCCCAGCGGGTGCTGCTGGGCATGAAGAAACGTGGATTCGGGGCTGGGCGCTGGAACGGATTCGGGGGCAAAGTGCAGGCAGGCGAGACCATAGAGCAGGCAGCCCACAG ggagctgctggaagagagCGGATTGACCGTAGACAATTTGCAGAAGATGGGTCAGATCACCTTTGAGTTTGTAGGTAACTCTGAGCTCATGGAAGTCCACATCTTCCGGACGGACAGCTTTTATGGAGAGCCAACAGAAAGCGATG AAATGTGCCCACAGTGGTTTCAGCTGGATCAGGTGCCTTTCAGTCACATGTGGCCAGATGATGTCTACTGGTTTCCCCTACTGCTCCAAAAGAAGTTGTTCCTGGGCTATTTTAAGTTCCAGGGGCTAGACACTATCCTGGAGTACACGCTGAGACAGGTGGAGGAGGTATAA